Genomic window (Deltaproteobacteria bacterium):
AGAAGTTGTGGAGGCGTTTTCGGGGGTCACCCTCGAAGGCGCGACAGGCTATGTCGTCGTGAAGGACGGCTGGGTGGTTGCAGCGGAGCAGTTCGGGAGCTCGGACCTCCTTCTTCAAGCATGGCCTAAACTCATTCGGTCCGCCGCGGTGGCAAGCCTCCTCGCGCCGTCAGGTTCCGGGAGCGTCGCCTCGACCACCGACGTGAGAGCGTTCCTTCAAGACTCCATCAAGGCCGGACGGGTGACCGACGTTGTCGAGCCGGATGGCGCTCTTCTGCACCGCGTCTTCGAACTCGCCAGTACGCCGCTTAATGATCACTACGGCCCTGCGGTCCGTTCCATGCATCAGCCTGGCATCAGGTTTATGCCTGGCCTGAGGCACACCGCGCCGTGAACCGTTGGAAGATGCCAAACCGGCAACTCTGCTGACCGACAGGCGCCGTTGCCGCCGATCATGCGTGGTCATCCGTGTCCCGGCCTACGTTCCGGTGGTGACGGCGAACGGCGCGACGGCCGGGTCGACATTTCGGAAGGCAACTTCGATGACGAGAGGGAAGCATGTTCTCTAGCTTTTTCCCGGAACCAAGAGTGCTTTGGCTCGCTGCGACATCGTGGGCGGTCGCGGCATTGCTTGTTTGGAACTTGATCGCCTACGGCTGGGGGGATGCGACGGGCCTTGGCCGACTGTGGCCCTACCTGTACGTCTTTCTCGTACACGCCGCGTTCGTCGTCTTCTGGCTCCGATACCAGCCGCATAAATGGGCTCGCTGGTCCGTAGGGGGTGGCGGGGTCATCATCTTTGCGACGTGGTTCCAGGTGCAACTGGATGTCATGATCAACGACTGGGTAGGCGTCTTCTATAACAGCATCCAGAAGGCGCTGGCGGAACCCGGCTCGGTCAGCGCTTCAGGCTACTTTGATCTCCTGTCTAGGTTTTTCATCATCGCGGGAGTCTACATCATCACTGCGATGCTGACCAATTTCTTCACCAGGCACTATGTCTTCAGGTGGCGGACGGCCATAAACGACAGATACGTGGCGCTGTGGCCGCAGGTTCGTGGCATCGAGGGGGCGTCGCAACGCGTGCAGGAAGACGCCATGCGGTTTGCGCTCATTCTTGAATCCTTGGGATCGCGTTTCATCGACGCCGTGATGACCCTCGTTGCGTTCCTTCCAATCCTTCTCGGACTCTCGGTGCACGTCAAGGAAGTCTCTCTGGTCGGTGAAGTGGCGCATGCCCTGTTTTGGGTCGCGTTGGGGTGGTCAGCCTTCGGCACGGGGCTCCTGTTGCTGGCCGGGATCCGGCTGCCGGGGCTCGAATTTCGAAACCAAAGGGTCGAGGCGGCCTTTCGCAAGGAGCTGGTCCTCGGTGAAGACGACGAGGACAGGGGGCAACCTCCTGCGCTGACGGAAGTGTTCGAGAACGTGCGTCGAAACTACTATCGCCTCTACCTGAATTACGCGTACTTCGACGTCGTTCGATACAGCTACCTCCAGGCGGGTGTGTTGGTGCCGTTCGTCGTCCTCGGCCCAAGCATCCTGTCTGCGGGGTTCACTTGGGGTGTGTTGCAGCAAATCCTGCGTGCGTTTCGCCGGGTCCAGGAGTCCTTTCAGTTTCTGGTTCATTCCTGGACGACCATCATTGAGCTGATGTCAATTTACAAGCGGCTAGCCGCCTTCGAGAGAGCGATCACAGGTGATAGGCAGGCCGCCATCGAATTCGAAACCGCACCTCGAACGCCGACAGGGTAGCGGGTGCCTCAGCCGTCCAGCACCCATTCCAGCAGCAGGAAGCCGGCGGTGATGAAGATGAGGTCGAAGCCGACCAGGAGCCGGAACCAAGGCACCAGTTCCGCGGCCGTGCCCGCGCCGAGGATGATCTGAAGCGTGCGCACGGTGCCGAGGATCACCGGGATCATCAGCGGGAAGAGCAACACCGGCAGCAGCAGCGCCCGGGCGCGCGCCCGCAACGTCACGGCGGCGAACAGGACCCCCACCACCGAGAAGCCCAGCGTCCCCAGCAGGGTGTAGAGCAGCACATTCGGCAGGAGATGCCAGAAGTCCAGCCGAAACAGGATGCCGAAGAGCGGCAGAATGCACAGTTCCAACAGAAACATGAGGGAGAAGTTGAAGAAAACCTTGGCCAGGTAGTAGGCGCCCCGGTCCAGGGGCGCGAGCAACAGCGCGTCGAGGCAGTCGTTCTCGCGGTCTCCCTGAAAGAGTTGATTCAAGGCCAACGTGCCGCTGAACATGAATGCCAGCCACAGGAGTCCAGGCGCCATGCGCGATACGTTCTCGCTGGAGATCTCGAAGGCGAAGGAGAAGAGGAAGAGCAGCGAGAGGCCGAAGAAGAACATCGACAACAGGTTGTCGCGGCGGCGCGCCTCCAGCACGAGGTCCTTCCACAGGAGCCAGTAGATCTGTCCGAGCGCGCCGGTCAACGGGGGCCGCCGGAGTCTTGCGACAGCAGCGCGTCGAAGGCGCTGTGGAAGCTGTGCCACGGGTCCCGCCTGGGTTCGTCGAAGACGATCCGTCCCCGGTGGAGCATCACCGCCCGGGTGCAGCGCTCGAGAAGGCGCGGCACGTCATGGGTGGCCAGCACCACGATGCCGCCCGCCGCGCAGGTGGATTCGAGGAAGCGGTTGAGCACATCCACCCCGGAGGGGTCCAGCGACCCGTAGGGCTCGTCCACCAGCAGCAGCCGGGGCCGCACCAGCCTCCACTTGGCGATGGCGAGGCGGCAGCGCATGCCCAGGGACAGGGCCGAGACGTATTCGTCCCGCTTCTCGTGCAGGCCCACCTCGTTCAGCACCATGGCCCGATGGTCGGCGGCGACATCGTTGCGGTAGAGGGAGACGAAGAAACGCAGGTTCTCGCTCACCGTGAGGCTGTCGTAGAGGTGGGCGCCCGAGGCCAGAAACCCGATGGAGCGGCGCAACGGCGAATTCCCGTAGGAGAGCTTTTCCCCGAACAACTCCACGGCGCCGGCCGTGGGGTAGGCGAGGGCGGCGAGCACTCGGAGCAACGTCGTCTTGCCGGCGCCGTTGGGGCCCAGGATCCCCACCCATTCGCCGGCGCCGATCTCCAGGCGCACGTCCCGGAGCGCCCAGAGAAAGCCGTAAA
Coding sequences:
- the sbmA gene encoding peptide antibiotic transporter SbmA, giving the protein MFSSFFPEPRVLWLAATSWAVAALLVWNLIAYGWGDATGLGRLWPYLYVFLVHAAFVVFWLRYQPHKWARWSVGGGGVIIFATWFQVQLDVMINDWVGVFYNSIQKALAEPGSVSASGYFDLLSRFFIIAGVYIITAMLTNFFTRHYVFRWRTAINDRYVALWPQVRGIEGASQRVQEDAMRFALILESLGSRFIDAVMTLVAFLPILLGLSVHVKEVSLVGEVAHALFWVALGWSAFGTGLLLLAGIRLPGLEFRNQRVEAAFRKELVLGEDDEDRGQPPALTEVFENVRRNYYRLYLNYAYFDVVRYSYLQAGVLVPFVVLGPSILSAGFTWGVLQQILRAFRRVQESFQFLVHSWTTIIELMSIYKRLAAFERAITGDRQAAIEFETAPRTPTG
- a CDS encoding heme exporter protein CcmB, which translates into the protein MTGALGQIYWLLWKDLVLEARRRDNLLSMFFFGLSLLFLFSFAFEISSENVSRMAPGLLWLAFMFSGTLALNQLFQGDRENDCLDALLLAPLDRGAYYLAKVFFNFSLMFLLELCILPLFGILFRLDFWHLLPNVLLYTLLGTLGFSVVGVLFAAVTLRARARALLLPVLLFPLMIPVILGTVRTLQIILGAGTAAELVPWFRLLVGFDLIFITAGFLLLEWVLDG
- the ccmA gene encoding heme ABC exporter ATP-binding protein CcmA, with amino-acid sequence MSKVYGFLWALRDVRLEIGAGEWVGILGPNGAGKTTLLRVLAALAYPTAGAVELFGEKLSYGNSPLRRSIGFLASGAHLYDSLTVSENLRFFVSLYRNDVAADHRAMVLNEVGLHEKRDEYVSALSLGMRCRLAIAKWRLVRPRLLLVDEPYGSLDPSGVDVLNRFLESTCAAGGIVVLATHDVPRLLERCTRAVMLHRGRIVFDEPRRDPWHSFHSAFDALLSQDSGGPR